A genomic segment from Bacillota bacterium encodes:
- a CDS encoding helicase, protein TVTLGTDIHGNITRLNNALAEIPKKLEYCREQLKTLHQQMETAREQIDIPFEKEQELQAKSARLAELNILLNMDKHENEVFDGEPDEDIDVPEKKAVGYER, encoded by the coding sequence TACGGTCACACTGGGCACGGACATCCACGGCAACATCACAAGGCTCAATAATGCTCTTGCAGAAATACCAAAAAAACTGGAATACTGCCGGGAACAGTTAAAAACGCTCCACCAGCAGATGGAAACAGCAAGGGAACAGATTGACATCCCCTTTGAAAAGGAGCAGGAGCTGCAAGCAAAGTCCGCGCGGCTGGCAGAGCTGAACATTTTGCTCAACATGGATAAACATGAAAATGAGGTGTTCGACGGCGAGCCGGACGAGGATATAGATGTGCCGGAAAAGAAAGCCGTGGGCTATGAAAGATGA